The Pyxidicoccus sp. MSG2 DNA segment CCTGCCATCCCTGGTGAGCAGGGCCATCGAGAAGGAGCCACTCGCGGCGCTCCAGTCGCTGCTCGCCCTCGTGCCTCCTGGCAGCGCACCCGCGCTGCGCGCGCGTGGAGGCGCCGCCGACTTCCGCGCCCTCCGAACCGTCGCATCGCTCTGTGCCGCGGCCCCTGGCCTCACCGCCGTGTGTGTCCTCACGCCGGAGTCCCTCGCCGAGCACCTGCGCCGGGAGGAGTCCCGGGCCCTGGCCATGCTGCGCGAGGGCCGGCTGGACCTGCCGGAAGCGTCTCGCGAGACGCCGGCCGCGAGCCCGGTGGACCCCACGCTGGCCCGGCTCCGACAGGAGGGCACTCCACAGCCGGTCATCGAGCTCTACGAGGAAGCGGCCCGCGCCATCACCACCGGCCGCCGGGAGGCCGAGGACCGCGCCCGCAGCGCGGCCGAGCGCTACCTCCAGGCCCAGCTCCACGCGCACCCCAGCACCCGGAACCTCTTCAAACCCAATGTCCGCCTCGACGTGGGTGACGGCGGCCGCCCGCTGGAGGTGGACCTGCTGTGCCGCAAGTACCGGCTGGCGGTGGAGCTCGACGGACACTTCCACTTCCACGACGCCGAGTCCTTCCGCCGGGACAGGCGCAAGGACCTCGCACTCCAGCGCGCCGGCTACTGGGTCGTCCGCTTCCTCTCCGACGACGTCGTCTCCCACCTGGAAGACATCTTCGAAACGCTCGACACGCTGATTGCCGCCCGGAGGCAGGAGTCCTCGGGGCCGGAGGTAACACATGAACCCCGCTGACCCCCGGCTGGCCGGGATTGCGATGTGCTGGCTCTTCACCCGCGGCAAGAAGCCCGGCAGTCGAAAGGAACTGGAGACAGCGCTCCGCCCCTTCGTGGAGCATCGCCTCAGCAGCGCCGAGTCGAAGGCCCGCTTCGACATGCTCGTCTCGCGGCTCACCGGCGACGCGCTCGTCACGGAGCGGGCACGCGGCGGCCTCGAGTTGACGGCGGATGGACGCGCTGGCGCGCTGCGCTTCCTCGGCCTGGAGCAGGCGCCACGGGGGCTCACCTGGAAGAAGCTCAAGGCCACGTACCTGCTGGCGCGCACCCTGGAACTGCCGCCCACGAAGCCCGTCCTGGCCCGCCTGTCGAGCGCCGACGGAGTGCGCGCCACGCTCCTGAAGCAGGAGCACGGCCTGGCGGACGCGGACGGCCTCACCCTGGCACAGGTGAGAGACAGGCTGCTGTGGCGGCAGCTCGGAGTGGAGACGGACCGTCCCTTCTCGCTGAGCGCCGTGCAGGCGCACCTCCTCGGGAAGCTGCTGGACTCCGAGACGAAGGACCCGCGCAAGGCGGTGGAGCAACTCGCCGCGCGCT contains these protein-coding regions:
- a CDS encoding endonuclease domain-containing protein translates to MLPPVHTALLDSLDRHARRRAEGIATLSTLVGPPEQGLALLTQWIHRRGLGVAVAEGDDPRAMVSAWATALARERDLTSDAEAFAVRAQAPGPRRDLQFRGKTAHERRVLLDGLALPHSEPATWELCRSLLEAPSLPSPGSLPSLVSRAIEKEPLAALQSLLALVPPGSAPALRARGGAADFRALRTVASLCAAAPGLTAVCVLTPESLAEHLRREESRALAMLREGRLDLPEASRETPAASPVDPTLARLRQEGTPQPVIELYEEAARAITTGRREAEDRARSAAERYLQAQLHAHPSTRNLFKPNVRLDVGDGGRPLEVDLLCRKYRLAVELDGHFHFHDAESFRRDRRKDLALQRAGYWVVRFLSDDVVSHLEDIFETLDTLIAARRQESSGPEVTHEPR